The Gemmatimonadota bacterium genome has a segment encoding these proteins:
- a CDS encoding MBL fold metallo-hydrolase encodes MRITILGSGSRGNATLVQAGGTRLLVDAGFSGRDLERRLERVGVTPDELAGILITHEHGDHTRGMGVLARRWSLPLHITPVTRRAVGALLKGSEVVHSYRPTESFLIGDVEVRPFLTAHDAADPVAVSLRDTVTGYRLGIATDLGRPTAAVRHALSACDVLLLEANHDEVLLRHGPYPWSVKQRVASSHGHLSNQAAGQLAAELWHPGLAAVVLAHLSDACNEPALARQVVGEALRRAGFRGELFVAPQDEPLETLDVEALRRSVRPAQLPLL; translated from the coding sequence GTGAGGATCACGATCCTCGGCAGCGGGAGCCGCGGCAACGCGACGCTCGTCCAGGCGGGTGGGACGCGGCTCCTGGTGGACGCCGGGTTCAGCGGGCGCGACCTGGAGCGCAGGCTGGAACGGGTCGGCGTGACGCCGGACGAGTTGGCGGGCATCCTCATCACGCACGAGCACGGCGATCACACCCGCGGGATGGGCGTGCTGGCGCGCCGCTGGAGCCTGCCGCTGCACATCACCCCCGTCACCCGCCGTGCCGTCGGCGCGCTGCTCAAGGGCTCCGAGGTCGTCCACTCCTACCGCCCCACCGAGTCGTTCCTGATCGGCGACGTGGAGGTCCGGCCCTTCCTGACCGCGCACGACGCGGCGGATCCCGTCGCGGTCAGCCTGCGCGACACCGTGACCGGCTACCGGCTGGGCATCGCTACCGATCTGGGCCGGCCCACCGCCGCGGTACGCCACGCGCTGTCCGCTTGCGACGTGCTCCTGCTGGAGGCCAACCACGACGAGGTGCTGCTCCGCCACGGGCCCTATCCGTGGTCCGTGAAGCAGCGCGTCGCGTCGAGCCACGGGCACCTCTCCAACCAGGCCGCGGGGCAGCTGGCGGCCGAGCTCTGGCACCCGGGCCTGGCGGCGGTCGTGCTGGCGCACCTGAGCGACGCCTGCAACGAGCCGGCGCTGGCGAGACAGGTCGTGGGTGAGGCGCTGCGGCGGGCGGGATTTCGCGGCGAGCTGTTCGTGGCCCCGCAGGACGAGCCGCTCGAGACGCTCGACGTGGAAGCGCTGCGGCGGAGCGTGCGCCCCGCTCAGCTACCGCTGCTGTAG
- a CDS encoding putative sugar nucleotidyl transferase has product MAERRIVLVDDPVARSWEPFALTRPIGELRVGAWTPRERAEAALGGVCVGHLTAPHLAEYDEPWAPPTLAQLPEPGAGGLVVWQSRALPAPGAAVELGDEPTWLRVDGAACGWYAPPGGPAVPPDWLADPTGPMESGERKGIDIQGALLRDVWELVTRLPDLLAGDVAYAAAVADGCGGAAPAETQGLRRAGAGDLPAGVHALGEGPLLLGPDVDIEPTAILDLRAGGIALESGVSVRAGTRLAGPSWIGAGSVLLGGSIDTVSTGPRCRVRGEVEASVLLGYVNKAHDGFLGHAALGAWVNLGALTTNSDLKNNYSSVSVWTPDGERDTGERKIGCFLGDHVKTAIGTLLGTGTTVGAGASLFDDPRTSRSVPPFSWGGGAAVTNLDRFLETASSVMARRDVELSAAQRAALSAAWQRATGDLHTT; this is encoded by the coding sequence ATGGCTGAGCGCCGCATCGTATTGGTGGACGATCCGGTGGCGCGGAGCTGGGAGCCGTTTGCGCTGACTCGACCCATCGGCGAGTTGCGCGTGGGCGCGTGGACGCCGCGGGAGAGGGCCGAGGCGGCGCTCGGAGGCGTGTGCGTGGGGCACCTCACCGCGCCGCACCTGGCGGAATACGACGAGCCCTGGGCGCCGCCGACGCTGGCGCAACTGCCCGAGCCGGGCGCGGGCGGCCTGGTCGTCTGGCAATCGCGCGCGCTGCCGGCCCCGGGCGCCGCCGTGGAGTTGGGAGACGAGCCCACGTGGCTGCGCGTCGACGGCGCCGCGTGCGGCTGGTACGCGCCCCCGGGCGGGCCCGCGGTGCCGCCCGACTGGCTGGCCGACCCGACCGGCCCCATGGAGTCCGGGGAACGCAAGGGCATCGACATCCAGGGCGCCCTTCTGCGCGACGTCTGGGAGCTGGTTACGCGGCTGCCCGACCTGCTCGCCGGCGACGTGGCCTACGCCGCCGCCGTGGCGGACGGTTGCGGCGGCGCGGCGCCCGCCGAAACACAGGGGCTGCGGCGCGCCGGCGCCGGCGACCTGCCGGCGGGCGTGCACGCGCTGGGTGAGGGACCGCTCTTGCTGGGGCCGGACGTGGACATCGAGCCCACCGCCATCCTGGATCTGCGCGCGGGCGGCATCGCCCTGGAGTCGGGAGTGAGCGTGCGCGCGGGCACGCGCCTGGCGGGGCCGTCCTGGATCGGCGCCGGCTCCGTCCTGCTGGGCGGCTCCATCGACACCGTGTCGACCGGACCCCGCTGCCGCGTGCGCGGCGAGGTGGAGGCGTCCGTGCTGCTGGGGTACGTCAACAAGGCGCACGACGGCTTTCTGGGGCACGCCGCGCTGGGCGCCTGGGTCAACCTCGGCGCGCTGACCACCAACAGCGACCTCAAGAACAACTACTCGTCGGTGAGCGTGTGGACCCCCGACGGCGAGCGCGACACCGGCGAACGCAAGATCGGCTGCTTCCTGGGCGACCACGTGAAGACCGCGATCGGCACCCTGCTGGGCACCGGCACCACGGTCGGGGCGGGCGCGAGCCTGTTCGACGACCCGCGCACGTCGCGCTCGGTGCCGCCCTTCTCGTGGGGCGGCGGCGCGGCCGTCACGAACCTGGATCGCTTCCTGGAGACCGCGTCCTCGGTGATGGCCCGGCGCGATGTGGAGCTGAGCGCCGCTCAACGCGCCGCGTTGTCCGCGGCGTGGCAACGCGCGACCGGAGACCTGCACACGACGTGA
- a CDS encoding mannose-1-phosphate guanylyltransferase encodes MPASTNSSATELDLRVVILAGGVGARFWPASTPARPKQLLPLGSERPLIVDTRERLRGLVDPERIRLLAGPELGARLLEALPDLTPANLLAEPRARGTGPVLAWASHELARRDPEAVMVSLHADHVIAPDDVFRAQLVRVAELASAHRRLFTVGVTPDRPETGYGYIRRGAPLEGEPDAALVDAFVEKPDRATAERYLADGSYLWNTGIFVWPVGLFLDEVRAHAPEIAPHLPLLDAGDVAGFFDSVEPVSVDVAVLERSRRVAVAPARFAWDDVGSWEAVGRTRAADFAENVLVGAGALPDSARCVAWAEDGAVVAWGVEDLVIVHRPGVTLVLPRERAADLKTMLAGLPEDVRRHIEGEPAREGTDG; translated from the coding sequence TTGCCCGCATCGACGAACTCCTCGGCGACTGAGCTCGACCTCCGCGTCGTCATCCTGGCGGGTGGAGTGGGGGCGCGCTTCTGGCCCGCGTCCACGCCGGCCCGACCCAAGCAGCTCCTGCCGCTGGGGAGCGAGCGTCCGCTCATCGTGGACACCCGCGAGCGCCTGCGCGGACTCGTCGACCCCGAACGCATCCGCCTGCTCGCCGGCCCGGAATTGGGCGCGCGCCTGCTCGAGGCGCTGCCGGATCTGACGCCCGCCAATCTGCTGGCCGAACCGCGCGCCCGGGGGACCGGCCCGGTCCTCGCCTGGGCGTCGCACGAGCTCGCCAGGCGCGACCCCGAGGCGGTCATGGTGTCGCTGCACGCCGACCACGTGATCGCGCCCGACGACGTGTTCCGGGCCCAGCTCGTGCGCGTGGCCGAGCTGGCCAGCGCGCACCGGCGACTCTTCACCGTCGGCGTGACGCCCGATCGTCCCGAGACGGGCTACGGCTACATCCGGCGGGGCGCGCCGCTGGAGGGTGAGCCCGACGCGGCCCTGGTGGACGCCTTCGTGGAGAAGCCTGACCGCGCCACCGCGGAGCGCTATCTGGCCGACGGCTCCTACCTCTGGAACACCGGGATCTTCGTCTGGCCGGTGGGGCTCTTTCTGGACGAGGTGCGGGCTCACGCGCCGGAGATAGCGCCGCACCTGCCGCTGCTGGACGCGGGCGACGTGGCCGGCTTCTTCGACTCGGTGGAGCCGGTGAGCGTGGACGTCGCGGTGCTCGAGCGGAGCCGCCGGGTGGCGGTGGCGCCGGCTCGGTTCGCGTGGGACGACGTCGGATCGTGGGAGGCCGTGGGCCGCACCCGCGCCGCCGACTTCGCCGAGAACGTGCTGGTGGGCGCCGGGGCGCTCCCGGACAGCGCGCGCTGCGTCGCGTGGGCCGAAGACGGCGCCGTGGTGGCGTGGGGCGTGGAAGACCTGGTCATCGTGCACCGGCCGGGCGTCACGCTCGTGCTCCCGCGCGAGCGCGCGGCCGACCTGAAGACAATGCTCGCCGGCCTGCCCGAGGACGTTCGGCGGCACATCGAAGGCGAACCAGCAAGGGAGGGGACGGATGGCTGA
- a CDS encoding response regulator, which yields MMRTASGHDHRVLVVDDEPHIGRIIQLQLETGPYEVDLVSDGNTALELIQSTEPLDLVLLDIMLPGVSGLDLLERLRALPHRRDTPVIMLTAKGQTTDRERAGRLGATDFLTKPFSPRKLLARIDELLGD from the coding sequence ATGATGCGCACAGCCTCGGGCCATGACCACCGGGTCCTCGTGGTGGATGATGAGCCTCATATCGGGCGTATCATCCAGCTCCAGCTCGAAACCGGGCCGTACGAAGTGGACCTGGTATCCGACGGCAACACGGCGCTCGAACTCATCCAGTCCACCGAACCGCTCGACCTGGTGTTGCTCGACATCATGCTCCCCGGCGTGAGCGGGCTCGATCTGCTGGAGCGGCTCCGTGCGCTTCCGCACCGGCGCGACACGCCGGTCATCATGCTGACCGCCAAGGGACAGACCACCGACAGGGAGCGTGCCGGCAGGCTGGGCGCGACCGATTTCCTCACCAAGCCGTTCAGCCCGCGCAAGCTCCTTGCCCGCATCGACGAACTCCTCGGCGACTGA
- the serS gene encoding serine--tRNA ligase has product MLDLKTIRDDPDGVVARLAVRGKDEWGALVRRLVELDEERRGLIGEVDELRAHRNARSPEVAELKRQDRAEEAASLISEMRRVGEEISAREGRLGEVEEQVRGLLLEIPNVPDPEVPAGGEEANQVVREHGELPAGLPAEPQAHWDLAERLGILDFARGAKVAGSGFPAYVGAGARLERALINWLLDLHVDTHGYTEVQPPLLINHEAATGTGHLPKYAEEMYEVPLDGYFLVPTAEVPLTNLHAGEILAGDELPIRYAAYTPCFRREAGAHGKDTRGLLRLHQFDKVELMRFERPEDSSAALEEMTAHAEEGLRRLGLKYRVLLLSGGDLGFANARTYDLEVWAPGVEQWLEVSSCSIYRDYQARRAGVRFRREKGAAPEFAHTLNGSALGLARVFVAVLETWQDADGGVVVPEPLRRYTGFERIG; this is encoded by the coding sequence GTGCTGGACCTGAAGACGATCCGCGACGACCCGGACGGCGTCGTGGCGAGACTCGCCGTCCGCGGGAAGGACGAATGGGGGGCCCTCGTCCGTCGCCTGGTCGAGCTGGACGAGGAGCGCCGCGGGCTCATCGGCGAGGTCGACGAGCTGCGCGCACACCGCAACGCCAGGTCCCCGGAGGTCGCCGAGCTGAAGCGCCAGGACCGCGCCGAAGAGGCGGCGTCGCTAATCAGCGAGATGCGCCGGGTGGGCGAAGAGATTTCCGCGCGCGAGGGACGGCTGGGCGAGGTCGAGGAACAGGTCCGCGGGCTGCTGCTGGAGATCCCCAACGTGCCGGACCCGGAGGTGCCGGCGGGTGGCGAGGAAGCGAACCAGGTGGTGCGCGAGCACGGCGAGCTGCCGGCCGGTCTGCCCGCCGAGCCGCAGGCGCACTGGGACCTTGCGGAGCGGCTGGGGATCCTGGACTTCGCGCGCGGGGCCAAGGTGGCGGGCAGCGGCTTCCCCGCCTACGTCGGCGCGGGCGCGCGTCTGGAGCGGGCGCTGATCAACTGGCTCCTGGACCTGCACGTGGACACGCACGGCTACACGGAAGTGCAGCCGCCGCTGCTGATCAACCACGAGGCCGCCACCGGCACCGGGCACCTGCCCAAGTACGCGGAAGAGATGTACGAGGTGCCCCTGGACGGCTACTTCCTGGTGCCCACCGCGGAGGTGCCGCTCACCAACCTGCACGCCGGCGAGATCCTGGCCGGCGACGAGCTGCCCATCCGCTACGCCGCGTACACGCCGTGCTTCCGGCGCGAGGCCGGGGCGCACGGCAAGGACACCCGCGGCCTGCTGAGGCTGCACCAGTTCGACAAGGTGGAGCTGATGCGCTTCGAGCGGCCCGAGGACAGCTCCGCGGCGCTCGAGGAGATGACCGCGCACGCCGAGGAGGGCCTGCGGCGGCTGGGCCTGAAGTACCGCGTGCTGCTGCTGTCGGGCGGCGACCTGGGGTTCGCCAACGCGCGTACCTACGACCTGGAGGTATGGGCGCCGGGCGTGGAGCAGTGGCTCGAGGTGTCGAGCTGCTCGATCTACCGCGACTACCAGGCTCGCCGGGCCGGCGTGCGATTCCGGCGGGAAAAGGGCGCTGCGCCCGAGTTCGCGCACACGCTGAACGGCTCGGCGCTGGGACTGGCGCGGGTATTCGTCGCCGTGTTGGAGACGTGGCAGGACGCCGACGGTGGGGTGGTGGTGCCCGAGCCGCTGCGCCGCTACACCGGCTTCGAGCGGATCGGTTAG
- a CDS encoding UvrD-helicase domain-containing protein has translation MPSLRSKADTDYLSGLNPEQREAVEYFEGPILVLAGAGSGKTRVLTTRVVHLVEEHGVDPAAVLAVTFTNKAAGEMRTRVRRGLGREPAGMWLGTFHSIGARLLRRHAAALGWSPAYSIYDADQTLREIKRSMESLEISTKRWHPKAVQGTISGAKNRLIGPDEFAAEAIDPFSRKVAEIYPAYQKRLRTHNAFDFDDLLVKPVELFHDRPDILERYRGRFAFLLVDEYQDTNHAQYRFLRLLAGAEQPAGAAPGRARDVARANLMVVGDDDQSIYAWRGADISNILDFEADFPDAHVVRLERNYRSTANILDAANLVISQNLRRKGKTLRTEEAEGERITRVEALDERDEAAWIGEQIEARLREGTGSLRDFVMLYRTNAQSRALEEELLRRDLPYQVIGGTRFYERREIQDLLAYLRLISNPRDTAAFDRIVNVPRRGIGDVSRARVLQAAADRGIAAVDAAADAHAIDTLGGAAARSLTAFAAVIERFRGLARHVGVGELLETLLAEIRFTEALRREGPEGDDRVDNVRELVATAHDFDLRAGPADEEPEDAAAASTALDRFLQRVSLVTDLDRHDPDADAVSLMTLHNAKGLEFPVVFVAGLEDGLFPLSSSFDDPASLEEERRLFYVGITRAERKLFLTHARSRRRAGEVLRCIPSSFLQALEAGPVEVGATPALERHQRALRSYGGGGWRPRTRRSRDDEEAPFGRAQPGEGLVIDYSVAQAAPRFLKGERVRHPRFGSGVIRELSGLGENLKATIDFDGVGRKKVIVRYANLQKEL, from the coding sequence GTGCCCTCGCTCCGGTCCAAGGCCGACACCGACTACCTGTCCGGGCTCAATCCCGAGCAGCGCGAAGCCGTCGAGTACTTCGAGGGTCCCATCCTCGTCCTCGCCGGCGCGGGCTCCGGCAAGACGCGCGTGCTCACGACCCGGGTCGTCCATCTGGTCGAGGAGCACGGCGTGGATCCGGCGGCGGTCCTCGCGGTGACCTTCACCAACAAGGCGGCGGGCGAGATGCGCACGCGCGTGCGCCGAGGGCTGGGGCGCGAGCCCGCCGGGATGTGGCTGGGCACGTTCCACTCGATCGGCGCGCGCCTGCTGCGCCGCCACGCCGCCGCGCTGGGCTGGTCTCCCGCGTACTCGATCTACGACGCGGACCAGACGCTGCGCGAGATCAAGCGCTCCATGGAGTCGCTGGAGATCTCCACCAAGCGCTGGCACCCGAAGGCGGTCCAGGGCACCATCTCGGGGGCCAAGAACCGGCTGATCGGGCCGGACGAGTTCGCCGCCGAGGCCATCGACCCGTTCTCGCGCAAGGTGGCGGAGATCTACCCGGCCTATCAGAAGCGCCTGCGCACCCACAACGCCTTCGACTTCGACGACCTGTTGGTCAAGCCGGTGGAGCTCTTCCACGACCGGCCGGACATCCTCGAGCGTTACCGGGGCAGGTTCGCGTTCCTGCTGGTGGACGAGTACCAGGACACCAATCACGCCCAGTACAGATTCCTGCGTCTGCTGGCGGGAGCGGAGCAGCCTGCGGGCGCGGCTCCGGGGCGGGCCCGCGACGTCGCACGCGCCAACCTCATGGTGGTGGGAGACGACGACCAGTCGATCTACGCTTGGCGCGGCGCCGACATCTCCAACATCCTGGACTTCGAGGCCGACTTCCCGGACGCCCACGTGGTGCGCCTGGAGCGCAACTATCGGTCGACGGCGAACATCCTGGACGCGGCCAACCTGGTCATCAGCCAGAACCTGCGCCGCAAGGGCAAGACGCTCCGCACCGAGGAAGCCGAGGGCGAGCGCATCACCCGCGTCGAGGCGCTGGACGAGCGCGACGAGGCGGCCTGGATAGGCGAGCAGATCGAGGCGCGGCTCCGTGAAGGGACCGGGTCGCTGCGCGACTTCGTCATGCTCTATCGCACCAACGCCCAGTCGCGCGCGCTCGAGGAGGAGTTGCTGCGCCGCGACCTGCCCTATCAGGTGATCGGCGGCACGCGCTTCTACGAACGTCGCGAGATCCAGGACCTGCTGGCCTACCTGCGGCTGATCTCCAATCCGCGGGACACCGCCGCGTTCGACCGCATAGTCAACGTGCCGCGCCGCGGCATAGGCGACGTGAGCCGGGCGCGCGTCCTGCAGGCCGCCGCCGACCGGGGCATCGCCGCCGTGGATGCAGCCGCCGACGCGCACGCGATCGACACCCTGGGCGGCGCCGCGGCGCGCTCGCTGACCGCGTTCGCGGCGGTGATCGAGCGCTTCCGCGGGCTGGCCCGCCACGTGGGCGTGGGCGAGCTGCTGGAGACGCTGCTCGCGGAGATCCGCTTCACCGAAGCGCTGCGGCGCGAGGGCCCCGAGGGCGACGACCGTGTGGACAACGTGCGCGAGCTGGTGGCGACCGCCCACGACTTCGACCTGCGCGCCGGCCCCGCGGACGAGGAGCCCGAGGACGCCGCCGCGGCCAGCACCGCGCTCGATCGCTTCCTGCAGCGCGTGTCGCTGGTGACCGACCTGGATCGGCACGACCCGGACGCCGACGCCGTCAGCCTGATGACGCTGCACAACGCCAAGGGCCTGGAGTTCCCGGTGGTCTTCGTGGCCGGGCTGGAGGACGGCCTGTTCCCGCTGTCCAGCTCCTTCGACGATCCGGCTTCGCTCGAAGAGGAGCGGCGCCTGTTCTACGTCGGCATCACCCGCGCCGAGCGGAAGCTGTTCCTGACCCACGCGCGCTCGCGGAGGCGCGCCGGCGAGGTACTGCGCTGCATCCCCTCGAGCTTCCTGCAGGCGCTGGAGGCCGGGCCCGTGGAGGTGGGCGCGACGCCGGCGCTGGAGCGGCACCAGCGCGCGCTGCGCTCCTACGGTGGGGGCGGCTGGCGTCCACGGACGCGCCGCTCGCGGGACGACGAGGAGGCGCCGTTCGGGCGCGCCCAGCCCGGCGAGGGCCTTGTGATCGACTACAGCGTCGCGCAGGCGGCGCCCCGGTTCCTGAAGGGCGAGCGGGTCCGCCACCCGAGGTTCGGCAGCGGCGTGATCCGCGAGCTGTCGGGGCTGGGGGAGAACCTGAAGGCGACCATCGATTTCGACGGCGTGGGGCGCAAGAAGGTGATAGTGCGCTACGCCAACCTGCAGAAGGAGCTGTGA
- a CDS encoding aspartyl/glutamyl-tRNA amidotransferase subunit C — MSEPSGDGGIGREQVLHIAHLARLRLEAEEVELFTRQLNDILGHAQEIAEAAEEGAVPDDERPRPGAAALRLREGVAEADPLLAPLSAFAPAFPDGLFAVPRLEAMDDEPSP; from the coding sequence ATGAGCGAGCCGTCCGGCGACGGGGGCATCGGCCGCGAGCAGGTGCTGCACATAGCGCACCTGGCTCGGCTGCGTCTGGAGGCCGAGGAGGTGGAGCTGTTCACCCGCCAGCTCAACGACATCCTGGGCCACGCGCAAGAGATAGCGGAAGCGGCCGAGGAGGGCGCCGTCCCGGACGACGAGCGGCCCCGCCCCGGCGCCGCCGCGCTGCGCCTGCGGGAAGGGGTGGCGGAGGCGGACCCGCTGCTCGCCCCCCTGTCCGCGTTCGCGCCCGCCTTCCCCGACGGGCTCTTTGCCGTGCCTCGGCTGGAGGCCATGGACGACGAACCGTCGCCGTGA
- the gatA gene encoding Asp-tRNA(Asn)/Glu-tRNA(Gln) amidotransferase subunit GatA, with amino-acid sequence MPELARAVRGAEESARSLAERALKRLAAADADLNIFLARDPERALAAADAADRAGAEAGPLAGIPVALKDNLATADLPTTCGSRILEGFVPPYEATVVRRLRAAGAVIVGKTNMDEFAMGSSNENSAYGPARNPHDATRVPGGSSGGSAAAVAAGVVPAALGSDTGGSVRQPGSLSGVVGVKPTYGRVSRYGLVAFASSLDQIGPLAANVADAAAVLQAIAGLDPLDATSADEPVPDLVGAARAGAERGLEGVVIGVPAECFGEGLEAGVRERCEAALAALAADGAELRDVSLPHTPLAVPTYYLIAPAEASSNLARYDGVRYGPRWDAEAGLVGMYEETRARGFGAEVKRRIMLGTYVLSAGYYDRYYGRAQQMRERIAADFRAVFADGVHAIFTPTSPSTAFALGERTDDPYQMYLADVFTVTANLAGIPGASVPVGLADGLPVGGQILADHFDEATVFRVAAALERALGEAA; translated from the coding sequence ATCCCCGAGCTGGCGCGCGCGGTTCGCGGCGCGGAGGAGTCCGCCCGCTCGCTCGCCGAGCGCGCTCTGAAGAGGCTCGCGGCCGCCGACGCCGACCTGAACATCTTCCTGGCGCGGGACCCCGAGCGCGCGCTCGCCGCCGCCGACGCGGCGGACCGGGCGGGCGCCGAAGCCGGGCCGCTCGCGGGGATCCCGGTGGCGCTCAAGGACAACCTCGCCACCGCCGACCTGCCCACCACGTGCGGGTCGCGCATCCTGGAGGGGTTCGTGCCCCCCTACGAGGCCACCGTCGTGCGCCGGCTGCGCGCGGCGGGCGCGGTGATCGTCGGCAAGACCAACATGGACGAGTTCGCCATGGGGTCGTCCAACGAGAACTCGGCGTACGGCCCCGCGCGCAACCCGCACGACGCTACGCGCGTCCCGGGCGGATCCTCCGGCGGCTCGGCCGCGGCGGTGGCCGCCGGCGTGGTGCCTGCGGCGCTCGGCTCGGACACCGGCGGCTCGGTGCGCCAGCCCGGGTCGCTGTCGGGGGTGGTGGGCGTGAAGCCCACCTACGGGAGGGTCAGCCGCTACGGCCTGGTCGCGTTCGCGTCCAGCCTGGACCAGATCGGACCGCTCGCCGCGAACGTCGCCGACGCCGCCGCGGTCCTGCAGGCCATCGCCGGGCTGGATCCGCTGGACGCCACGTCCGCCGACGAGCCCGTGCCGGACCTGGTCGGGGCCGCGCGCGCCGGCGCCGAGCGGGGCCTCGAGGGGGTCGTCATCGGGGTGCCCGCCGAGTGCTTCGGCGAGGGCCTCGAGGCGGGCGTGCGCGAGCGCTGCGAAGCGGCGCTGGCCGCGCTCGCGGCGGACGGCGCCGAGCTGCGCGACGTGTCGCTGCCGCACACCCCGCTGGCGGTGCCCACCTACTACCTCATCGCCCCCGCCGAGGCGTCCAGCAACCTGGCGCGCTACGACGGCGTCCGCTACGGCCCGCGCTGGGATGCCGAGGCCGGCCTGGTGGGCATGTACGAGGAGACCCGCGCGCGCGGATTCGGCGCGGAGGTGAAGCGGCGCATCATGCTCGGCACGTACGTCCTGTCGGCCGGCTACTACGACCGCTACTACGGGCGCGCGCAGCAGATGCGCGAGCGCATCGCCGCCGATTTCCGCGCCGTGTTCGCCGACGGCGTGCACGCGATCTTCACGCCCACATCGCCCTCCACCGCGTTCGCGCTGGGCGAGCGGACCGACGATCCCTACCAGATGTACCTGGCCGACGTGTTCACGGTCACAGCCAACCTGGCCGGGATCCCCGGGGCCTCGGTGCCCGTGGGTCTGGCCGATGGGCTGCCCGTGGGCGGGCAGATCCTGGCCGACCACTTCGACGAAGCCACGGTGTTCCGCGTGGCGGCGGCGCTGGAGCGGGCGCTTGGGGAGGCAGCGTGA